Proteins from a single region of Sphingopyxis sp. BSN-002:
- a CDS encoding TonB-dependent receptor, giving the protein MSFGSVKRVVICGISLLALGQTSAAFAQASAAATDDSEIVVTAAKREQSVRDVPGSVSAVSEATLQKLNAQSLSDYITRVPGVVFNDYQPGVSEVVIRGIASSTYHEANQSTTGYYLNELPLGEPGFPLVIPDVDSFDVARVEVLRGPQGTLFGSSSLGGAVNYIVNQADPSRFDVGFEGTAATTKHAGELSYAVKGMVNAPIVTDKLAVRLVALQRFDAGFLNSPGLGDKGSNDLRVRGLRGSIVFTPTETTKISALSMYQEYDLDDQTYVFIIPGTRNYTRPNTVREYQDSDFQMHSLRLEQDLGFATLTAVGSYTKKKARSRFDYGLGAFDPRTGTPLVGVGFGNSKTKYGEIRLASPDDGRFRWLIGANYTNLRGFGDDRLQLEGIADYVDANPGQFGNQPSSVITPDDYTSRSTYTNRVTEKALFGEVSYDILDKLTLTLGGRVFEYRTRPQATLLPNADLVPPFTYSPTADKQSDFIPKASLTFKPNDDFMVYALYSEGFRVGGINVFALPYPTLPQSFGSDTTKNYEIGTRFDLIDNTLAVDLTAYHIDWTNIQARLFTPDIRAYTVNGGGANVDGVEISLTLRPTRNLSFSSNVSYNDARLSSLLPDSFAPGGGYAKGSRLPGASEWTLSNSVDLSFPDAKLQPRFSLSHRYQSAAPVAFGATLERGDFHLIDLNASITVDERIEVGVFAKNLFNQYGILNAPFSFAGSVARPRTVGATVRFSLN; this is encoded by the coding sequence ATGTCCTTTGGATCGGTAAAGCGCGTCGTAATTTGTGGCATTTCGTTACTCGCCCTCGGGCAAACCTCGGCGGCATTCGCCCAAGCGTCGGCGGCTGCGACCGATGACAGCGAGATCGTCGTGACGGCGGCAAAGCGCGAACAGTCGGTTCGCGATGTCCCGGGATCGGTATCGGCCGTCAGCGAGGCCACCCTGCAAAAGCTCAACGCGCAGAGCCTGTCCGACTATATCACGCGCGTCCCGGGCGTCGTTTTCAACGATTATCAGCCGGGCGTGTCCGAGGTCGTGATCCGCGGCATCGCTTCCTCGACCTATCATGAGGCGAACCAGTCGACGACGGGCTATTATCTCAACGAGCTTCCGCTCGGCGAACCCGGCTTTCCGCTGGTCATTCCCGACGTCGACAGTTTCGACGTCGCGCGCGTCGAAGTGCTGCGCGGCCCGCAAGGCACGCTCTTCGGCTCCTCCTCGCTTGGCGGCGCGGTCAACTACATCGTGAACCAGGCCGATCCGAGCCGTTTCGACGTCGGGTTCGAGGGCACCGCGGCGACGACCAAGCACGCCGGCGAACTCAGCTACGCCGTGAAGGGCATGGTCAACGCGCCGATCGTGACCGACAAGCTGGCGGTACGCCTTGTCGCGCTCCAGCGCTTCGACGCCGGCTTCCTGAACAGCCCGGGCCTCGGCGACAAGGGCAGCAACGACCTGCGCGTCCGCGGCCTGCGCGGATCGATCGTCTTTACCCCGACCGAGACGACCAAAATCTCGGCGCTCAGCATGTACCAGGAATATGATCTCGACGATCAGACCTATGTCTTCATCATTCCCGGCACGCGCAACTACACGCGCCCGAACACCGTCCGCGAGTATCAGGACAGCGATTTCCAGATGCACAGCCTGCGTCTCGAGCAGGATCTGGGCTTTGCGACGCTGACCGCGGTCGGCAGCTATACGAAGAAGAAGGCGCGGTCGCGCTTCGACTATGGGCTCGGCGCCTTCGATCCGCGTACCGGCACGCCGCTGGTCGGCGTCGGCTTCGGCAACTCGAAGACCAAATATGGCGAAATCCGCCTCGCCTCGCCCGATGACGGCCGCTTCCGCTGGCTGATCGGCGCGAACTACACCAATCTGCGCGGCTTCGGGGACGACCGGCTTCAGCTCGAGGGGATTGCCGACTATGTCGATGCCAATCCCGGCCAGTTCGGCAACCAGCCGAGCAGCGTCATCACCCCCGACGACTATACCAGCCGGTCGACCTACACCAATCGCGTCACCGAAAAGGCGCTGTTCGGCGAAGTGTCCTACGACATTCTCGACAAGCTGACCCTGACGCTCGGCGGGCGCGTGTTCGAATACCGGACGCGGCCGCAGGCGACCTTGCTGCCCAACGCCGATCTGGTCCCGCCCTTCACCTATTCGCCGACCGCCGACAAACAATCGGACTTCATCCCGAAGGCGTCGCTGACCTTCAAGCCTAACGACGATTTCATGGTCTATGCGCTCTATTCGGAGGGCTTCCGCGTCGGCGGAATCAACGTCTTTGCGCTGCCTTACCCCACGCTGCCGCAATCCTTCGGCAGCGACACGACGAAGAATTATGAAATCGGGACGCGCTTCGACCTGATCGACAACACGCTCGCGGTCGACCTGACCGCCTATCATATCGACTGGACCAATATTCAGGCGCGTCTCTTCACGCCCGACATCCGCGCCTACACCGTCAACGGCGGCGGCGCGAACGTCGACGGCGTCGAGATCAGCCTGACGCTGCGTCCGACCCGCAACCTCAGCTTTTCGTCGAACGTCTCGTACAACGACGCACGCCTGTCGTCGTTGCTGCCCGACAGCTTCGCGCCCGGCGGCGGCTATGCGAAAGGCTCGCGCCTGCCGGGTGCGTCGGAATGGACCCTGTCGAACTCGGTCGATCTCAGCTTCCCCGATGCAAAGCTGCAGCCGCGATTCAGCCTGTCGCACCGCTATCAGTCGGCCGCACCGGTCGCTTTCGGCGCAACGCTGGAGCGCGGCGACTTCCACCTGATCGATCTCAATGCGTCGATCACGGTCGACGAACGGATCGAGGTTGGTGTGTTCGCGAAGAATCTGTTCAACCAATATGGCATCCTCAACGCGCCCTTCTCCTTCGCGGGATCGGTCGCGCGGCCCCGCACCGTCGGCGCGACGGTGCGGTTCAGCCTGAACTGA
- a CDS encoding histone deacetylase family protein, whose amino-acid sequence MKLFFDDRQTAHAPLRELHNGDWVPFAENVERPRSIVAAFDDWQPVRDFGMEPLLAVHDADYLAFLERAHREWIAAGRSGDAIGYTFPVVRRRPLAFGRIDADLGAYSYDAGTPIASGTWQSAYWSAQGALTALDHLATSGDANAFALCRPPGHHAGRDYMGGYCYLNNAAIVARAATARGLGPIAILDIDYHHGNGTQDIFYADGDVFFASIHADPRTDYPFYWGHADERGEGAGEGATLNLPLPRGTDGAAYRPALDAALAAISDWGAKLLIVSFGADTHSSDPISSFALERADYGDLAKAIAALGVPTLIVMEGGYAVGDLGRNVAAFLEGF is encoded by the coding sequence GTGAAACTCTTTTTCGACGATCGTCAGACCGCGCACGCGCCGCTCCGCGAACTGCATAATGGCGACTGGGTGCCGTTCGCCGAAAATGTCGAGCGCCCGCGCTCGATCGTCGCGGCTTTCGACGACTGGCAGCCGGTGCGCGATTTCGGGATGGAGCCGCTGCTCGCGGTCCACGACGCCGACTATCTGGCCTTTCTCGAGCGCGCGCATCGCGAGTGGATCGCCGCCGGGCGAAGCGGCGATGCCATCGGCTATACCTTTCCGGTCGTGCGCCGCCGGCCGCTCGCCTTCGGGCGTATCGACGCCGATCTGGGCGCCTACAGCTATGATGCCGGAACGCCGATTGCCTCCGGAACCTGGCAGTCGGCTTATTGGTCGGCGCAGGGCGCGCTGACTGCGCTCGACCATCTGGCGACGAGCGGCGACGCTAACGCCTTCGCGCTGTGCCGTCCGCCGGGGCACCATGCCGGGCGCGACTATATGGGCGGCTATTGCTACCTCAACAATGCCGCGATTGTGGCGCGTGCAGCGACTGCACGCGGGCTGGGGCCGATCGCGATCCTCGACATCGACTATCATCACGGCAACGGCACACAGGATATTTTCTACGCCGACGGCGATGTGTTCTTCGCGTCGATCCACGCCGACCCGCGCACCGACTATCCCTTCTATTGGGGCCATGCCGACGAGCGCGGCGAGGGGGCGGGCGAGGGCGCGACGCTCAACCTGCCGCTGCCGCGCGGAACCGATGGCGCGGCCTATCGCCCGGCGCTCGATGCGGCGCTGGCCGCAATCTCGGATTGGGGTGCGAAGCTGCTGATCGTTTCGTTCGGCGCCGACACCCACAGCAGCGACCCGATCTCGAGCTTTGCGCTCGAACGCGCGGATTATGGCGATCTGGCGAAGGCGATCGCGGCGTTGGGTGTTCCCACGCTGATCGTGATGGAGGGCGGCTATGCCGTCGGCGATCTTGGCCGCAACGTCGCGGCATTTCTCGAGGGCTTCTAG
- a CDS encoding FMN-binding negative transcriptional regulator, with product MTTPFEPRSAGDAARLIADYPLAWLVSRAFHSSPLPLIAETDDSGAIVSLFGHCGRRNPLVADFRADPYGLILFNGPQGYVSPGLLSKPDWAPTWNYAVLRFTVDVEFVEDETRDAVERLVFAMEGDRWSTDRVGPRYEAMLDQIIAFRAHVVSAEHSFKLGQDESATGLAEIVAGHRDRTLAAWMEEQAKP from the coding sequence ATGACCACGCCCTTTGAACCGCGCAGCGCCGGGGACGCGGCGCGGCTGATCGCCGACTATCCGCTCGCCTGGCTGGTCTCGCGCGCGTTTCATTCAAGCCCGCTGCCGCTGATCGCCGAGACCGACGACAGCGGAGCCATCGTGTCGCTGTTCGGTCATTGCGGCCGCCGCAATCCGCTCGTTGCCGATTTTCGCGCCGATCCGTATGGGCTGATCCTGTTCAACGGGCCGCAGGGCTATGTTTCGCCCGGACTGCTGTCGAAGCCCGACTGGGCGCCGACATGGAATTATGCGGTGCTGCGCTTTACCGTCGACGTCGAATTCGTCGAGGACGAGACGCGCGATGCCGTCGAGCGACTGGTCTTCGCGATGGAGGGCGATCGCTGGTCGACTGACCGGGTCGGGCCGCGCTATGAAGCGATGCTCGATCAGATCATTGCGTTTCGCGCGCATGTCGTATCGGCCGAGCACAGCTTCAAGCTGGGGCAGGACGAAAGCGCGACGGGGCTGGCGGAGATTGTCGCCGGGCATCGCGACCGGACGCTCGCGGCATGGATGGAGGAACAGGCCAAACCGTGA
- a CDS encoding alpha/beta hydrolase yields MPKGLDAIQDDMVDPDIRRFVDAVAAAYGARGAPADTAERRRIAEEVRKPWREGGPIMAESLDLDMDGIRLRLHRPVADEKLPVMLYIHGGGWVLFSIDTHDRLMREYAARAGIAVIGIDYSLSPENKFPVALEECTGALDWIATQADTLNLDANRILIGGDSAGANLSVATCLLQRARGRPLPAGMLLNYGAFSPDHLPSYARFGGEAYSLECDEMDAFWADYVDGPGQLAEPLVAPLRADLSGLPPAFLAIAECDILADCNHAFAAKLTAAGVPVEAVTYTGATHSFLEAVSIAPLARRAFDEQAAWMMKILGHDHAL; encoded by the coding sequence ATGCCCAAGGGCTTGGACGCCATTCAGGACGATATGGTCGATCCCGACATCCGCCGCTTTGTCGACGCGGTCGCCGCAGCCTATGGCGCGCGCGGTGCGCCCGCTGATACGGCGGAACGCCGCAGGATCGCCGAAGAGGTCCGGAAGCCCTGGCGCGAAGGTGGCCCGATCATGGCCGAAAGCCTCGACCTCGACATGGACGGCATTCGTTTGCGCCTCCACCGGCCGGTAGCGGATGAAAAGCTGCCGGTCATGCTTTACATTCACGGCGGCGGCTGGGTGTTGTTCAGCATCGACACCCACGACCGGCTGATGCGCGAATATGCCGCGCGCGCCGGCATCGCCGTGATCGGGATCGACTATAGCCTGTCGCCCGAGAACAAGTTTCCGGTCGCGCTGGAGGAATGCACCGGGGCGCTCGACTGGATTGCGACGCAGGCCGATACGCTGAACCTCGACGCGAACCGCATACTGATCGGTGGTGACTCGGCCGGTGCCAATCTGTCGGTTGCGACCTGCCTGCTCCAGCGCGCGCGCGGCCGTCCGCTGCCCGCGGGGATGCTGCTCAACTATGGCGCCTTTTCTCCCGACCATCTGCCGAGCTATGCGCGCTTCGGCGGCGAGGCCTATTCGCTCGAATGCGACGAGATGGACGCCTTCTGGGCCGATTATGTCGATGGCCCCGGGCAACTCGCCGAGCCACTGGTCGCGCCGCTCCGTGCCGACCTTTCCGGTCTGCCGCCCGCGTTCCTCGCTATCGCCGAATGCGACATATTGGCCGATTGCAATCACGCTTTTGCCGCGAAGCTTACGGCGGCCGGTGTGCCGGTGGAGGCTGTAACCTATACGGGCGCGACGCACAGCTTCCTAGAAGCCGTTTCGATCGCGCCGCTTGCCCGGCGCGCTTTCGACGAGCAGGCGGCGTGGATGATGAAGATACTCGGCCATGACCACGCCCTTTGA
- a CDS encoding helix-turn-helix transcriptional regulator, translated as MKHSIDILRTARPVMALQDEYPAGYIDPMHSHDHVQILYASAGVMSVRTPETSFVIPPQRAVWLPAGMKHEVACRGPVSLRTLYLPSGHAARDAECRVFEVSNLLKALILEVVDFPPLYDVTGREGRIIDLLLEEIERMPNAPYQVSMPGDPRLLRVCNAILADPADPRDIDDWAGLAAMGRRTFTRTFKQETGMGLAVWRQQVRLMEALSLLAAGASITQVTYDVGYDSPSGFAAMFRRAFGVPPSQYLKQ; from the coding sequence ATGAAGCACAGCATTGATATCTTGCGCACCGCGCGCCCCGTCATGGCGCTGCAGGATGAATATCCTGCGGGCTATATCGACCCGATGCACAGCCACGACCATGTGCAGATCCTTTACGCCTCGGCCGGCGTCATGTCGGTGCGGACGCCCGAGACCAGCTTCGTCATCCCGCCGCAGCGCGCGGTGTGGCTGCCCGCAGGAATGAAGCATGAAGTTGCCTGCCGCGGCCCCGTGTCGCTGCGCACGCTGTATCTGCCGAGCGGGCACGCCGCGCGCGATGCCGAATGCCGCGTCTTCGAGGTGTCGAACCTGCTGAAGGCGCTGATTCTCGAAGTCGTCGATTTCCCGCCGCTCTATGACGTTACCGGACGTGAGGGGCGCATCATCGACCTGCTGCTCGAAGAGATCGAGCGTATGCCCAATGCGCCCTATCAGGTCTCGATGCCCGGCGATCCCCGCCTTTTGCGCGTCTGCAACGCGATCCTCGCAGATCCCGCAGATCCGCGCGATATCGACGACTGGGCGGGGCTGGCGGCGATGGGGCGGCGAACCTTCACCCGCACCTTCAAGCAGGAAACCGGTATGGGCCTCGCGGTCTGGCGCCAGCAGGTGCGGCTGATGGAAGCGCTGTCGCTGCTCGCGGCGGGCGCGTCGATCACGCAGGTCACCTATGACGTCGGCTACGACAGCCCCAGTGGCTTCGCCGCGATGTTCCGTCGCGCCTTTGGCGTGCCGCCGAGCCAGTATCTGAAGCAATAG